From a region of the Aythya fuligula isolate bAytFul2 chromosome 29, bAytFul2.pri, whole genome shotgun sequence genome:
- the ZC3H10 gene encoding zinc finger CCCH domain-containing protein 10, translating to LPGRPGSTIERFRPGAERQPEGAAHCWRWRTREEAASGAPRPAAPAAKMPDRDGYNNGGGGGDEVGANADDICRDFLRNVCKRGKRCRFRHPDISEVTNLGVRKNEFIFCHDFQNKECVRLNCRFIHGTKEDEDCYKKTGELPPRLRQKVAAGLGLSPADLPNSKEEVPICRDFLKGDCQRGAKCKFQHLQRDYEYEARGMAAREQGLGTAVRRYDAIYDPDRYDDHEPVLKRRRVDGLHFDTYEYSFTSPRTVEYRLLEEENIMLRKRVEDLKKQVNNLMATNEVLLEQNAQFRNQAKVMTLSSTATATEQTLAPTVGTVTNYNHSIAQTHTTLSSQALQPRPVSQQDLVAPAGAQAAPPANAAPPMNPEITPLSAALAQTIAQGMAPPVSMAPVAVSVAPVAVSMAQPLGGITMSHATTPMVTYPIASQSMRITAMPH from the exons CTTCCGGGTCGCCCCGGAAGCACCATAGAGCGCTTCCGGCCCGGCGCAGAGCGGCAGCCGGAAGGGGCCGCTCATTGTTGGCGCTGGAGGACCCGCGAGGAGGCCGCGAGCGG TGCCCCGAGGCCGGCGGCCCCCGCGGCCAAGATGCCCGACCGGGACGGCTACAAcaacggcggcggcggcggcgatgAGGTGGGCGCCAACGCGGACGACATCTGCCGCGACTTCCTGCGCAACGTCTGCAAGCGGGGCAAGCGCTGCCGCTTCCGGCACCCCGACATCAGCGAGGTGACCAACCTGGGCGTGCGCAAGAACGAGTTCATCTTCTGCCACGACTTCCAGAACAAGGAGTGCGTGCGCCTCAACTGCCGCTTCATCCACGGCACCAAGGAGGACGAGGACTGCTACAAGAAGACGGGCGAGCTGCCCCCGCGCCTGCGGCAGAAGGTGGCCGCCGGCCTCGGCCTCTCCCCCGCCGACCTGCCCAACAGCAAGGAGGAGGTGCCCATCTGCAGGGACTTCTTGAAGGGCGACTGCCAGCGGGGCGCCAAGTGCAAGTTCCAGCACCTGCAGCGGGACTACGAGTACGAGGCGCGGGGGATGGCCGCCCGCGAGCAGGGCCTCGGCACCGCCGTGCGCCGCTACGACGCCATCTACGACCCCGACCGCTACGACGACCACGAGCCCGTGCTGAAGCGGCGGCGGGTGGACGGGCTGCACTTCGACACCTACGAGTACAGCTTCACCAGCCCGCGGACGGTGGAGTAccggctgctggaggaggagaacaTCATGCTGCGCAAGCGGGTGGAGGACCTGAAGAAGCAGGTGAACAACCTGATGGCCACCAAcgaggtgctgctggagcagaacGCGCAGTTCCGCAACCAGGCCAAGGTGATGACGCTCAGCTCCACCGCCACGGCCACCGAGCAGACTCTGGCCCCCACCGTGGGCACCGTCACCAACTACAACCACAGCATCGCGCAGACGCACACCACGCTCAGCAgccaggccctgcagccccgGCCCGTTTCCCAACAGGATTTGGTCGCCCCCGCCGGCGCCCAGGCAGCGCCCCCGGCCAACGCCGCCCCCCCCATGAACCCCGAAATCACGCCGCTCTCGGCCGCCCTGGCGCAGACCATTGCCCAGGGCATGGCCCCCCCGGTCTCCATGGCCCCGGTGGCCGTTTCGGTGGCCCCGGTGGCCGTGTCGATGGCGCAGCCGCTGGGGGGCATCACCATGAGCCACGCCACCACCCCCATGGTGACCTACCCCATCGCCTCGCAGAGCATGCGGATAACGGCCATGCCCCACTGA
- the ESYT1 gene encoding extended synaptotagmin-1, whose protein sequence is MEPRGAGSGPGPGSGPGPGLGAAALAALGRRLLWALPAYAAGLLGLGAGAVLLALALYAGWRRRRRARQRGLSLAARLQSDEEAAVRAAAAGLGAARGELPAWVSFPDVERAEWLNKVLAQAWPFFGQYMEKLLTESIAPAIRASNSHLQTFTFTKVDMGEKPLRVLGVRAHPGTHKRQILLDLNISYVGDVQIDVEVKKFFCKAGVKGMQLHGTLRIILEPLLGDVPIVGALTMFFIRRPTLDINWTGMTNLLDIPGLSSVSDTMIMDTIASYLVLPNRLLVPLVPDLHEAAQLRCPLPRGVVRVYLLGARELRSKDRFMGGLVEGKSDPYAVLRVGTQLVTSRVVPNELNPTWDEVYEFIVHEVPGQEMEVELFDKDPDQDDLLGRMKLDFGEVLKARVLDEWFPLQEGGQGRLHLRLEWLTLLSDASKLPEVLQRNRTIAAKPDPPSAAILVVYLDRAQELPMKKPGKEPNPVVQVSVQDVTRESKVVYNTCSPVWEDAFRFFLHDPANQDVDIQVKDDPRQGSLGSLSLPLSRLLQAPELTLAQPFPLQHSGPCSRLYMKLVLRVLYLDAPEGGAPPPPGTLELPVGADGGTGSARRPSKASPDPQFGSEAVLRIHLLEAEDLVAKDNFLGGMVRGRSDPYAKVRVAGRAFRSRVVKEELNPRWNEIYEVVVDNVPGQDVEFDLFDKDIDKDDFLGRCKVPLRRVLSSRFVDEWLPLEEVKSGRLHVRLECLEPSPSAALLEQVLHTNSLLQPSRGEELSAALLSVFLDRAADLPLRKGSKPPAAFASLAVRDVSFKTKTCAPSAEPVWDEGFSFLIKRPHVEVLELQVKDEGGQPLGSLSLPLPQLLAAEALALDGWFPLAGGGPRSQVLLRAQLGVLVSQHSGVGAGAAPVPGGDPEPLEAAAGQEEESGAGGGTLRQRLPPTESRTEQEPGGPRLQLTLWYHADQRKLVAIVHGCRQLKALSKELPDPYVSLVLLPDRSRGTKRKTGVQRKTLNPDFNERFEWDVPPEEAARRKLEAQVKATGSFMSREKEVLGKLHLDLAQVDLSEGGTHWYELRDERSSP, encoded by the exons ATGGAGCCGCGGGGCGCGGGTTCGGGTCCCGGTCCCGGCTCCGGTCCCGGCCCCGGTTTGGGCGCGGCGGCGCTGGCGGCGCTGGGCCGGCGGCTGCTGTGGGCGCTGCCCGCCTACGCcgcggggctgctggggctgggcgcGGGCGCGGTGCTGCTGGCGCTGGCTCTCTACGCCGgctggaggcggcggcggcgagccCGGCAGCGGGGGCTGAGCCTGGCCGCCCGCCTGCAGAGCGACGAGGAAGCGGCCGTgcgagccgccgccgccgggctggGAGCGGCCCGCGGGGAGCTGCCGGCCTGG gtgaGCTTCCCGGACGTGGAGAGGGCAGAATGGCTGAACAAG GTCCTGGCCCAGGCCTGGCCGTTTTTCGGGCAGTACATGGAGAAGCTGCTGACGGAGAGCATCGCCCCGGCCATCCGCGCCTCCAACAGCCACCTGCAGACCTTCACCTTCACCAAGGTGGACATGGGCGAGAAG CCCCTCCGGGTGCTGGGGGTCCGGGCGCACCCTGGCACCCACAAGAGGCAGATCCTGCTGGACCTCAACATCAG ctACGTGGGTGACGTCCAGATCGACGTGGaggtgaagaaattcttctgcaAGGCGGGGGTGAAGGGCATGCAG ctccacgGGACGCTGCGGATCATCCTGGAGCCCCTCCTGGGGGACGTGCCCATCGTGGGGGCCCTCACCATGTTCTTCATCCGGCGCCCG aCCTTGGACATCAACTGGACGGGCATGACCAACCTGCTGGACATCCCGGGGCTCAG ctcggTGTCGGACACGATGATCATGGACACCATCGCCTCCTACCTCGTGCTGCCCAACCGCCTGCTGGTGCCGCTGGTGCCCGACCTGCACGAGGCCGCGCAGCtccgctgccccctgccccgg GGCGTGGTGCGCGTGTACCTCCTGGGTGCCCGGGAGCTGCGCAGCAAGGATCGGTTCATGGGGGGGCTGGTGGAGGGCAAGTCGGACCCCTACGCCGTGCTGCGCGTGGGCACCCAGCTCGTCACCAGCCGCGTGGTCCCCAACGAGCTCAACCCCACCTGGGACGAGGTCTACGAG TTCATCGTGCACGAGGTGCCGGGGCAGGAGATGGAGGTGGAGCTGTTCGACAAGGACCCCGACCAGGACGACCTCCTGGGCCG GATGAAGCTGGATTTTGGGGAGGTGCTGAAGGCCAGGGTGCTGGACGag tggtTCCCACTGCAGGAGGGGGGCCAGGGCCGGCTCCACCTGCGCCTGGAGTGGCTGACGCTGCTGTCCGACGCCTCCAAGCTGCCGGAG gTTTTGCAGAGGAACCGCACGATCGCTGCCAAGCCCGACCCCCCCTCAGCAGCCATCCTGGTCGTGTACCTGGACCGGGCGCAGGAGCTGCCC ATGAAGAAGCCGGGCAAGGAGCCCAACCCCGTGGTGCAGGTGTCGGTGCAGGACGTGACGAGGGAGAgcaag gtgGTCTACAACACGTGCTCCCCTGTCTGGGAGGACGCCTTCCGCTTCTTCCTGCACGACCCCGCCAACCAGGACGTGGACATCCAG GTGAAGGACGACCCCCGGCAGGGCTCCCTGggctccctgtccctgcccctctCTCGCCTGCTGCAGGCTCCGGAGCTGACCCTGGCGCAGCCGTTCCCCCTGCAGCACTCGGGGCCCTGCAGCCGCCTCTACATGAAGCTGGTCCTCAGG GTTCTTTATCTGGACGCCCCCGAGGgtggtgccccccccccgccgggcACGTTGGAGCTCCCGGTGGGTGCCGATGGTGGCACCGGGAGCGCACGGCGGCCCAGTAAGGCCAGTCCGGACCCCCAGTTTGGCAGCgag gccgTGCTGCGGATCCACCTGCTGGAGGCCGAGGACCTGGTGGCCAAGGACAACTTTTTGGGGGGGATGGTTCGGGGCCGCTCCGACCCCTACGCCAAGGTGCGCGTGGCCGGCCGGGCCTTCCGCAGCCGCGTGGTGAAGGAGGAGCTCAACCCCCGCTGGAACGAGATCTATGAG gTGGTGGTGGACAACGTCCCGGGGCAGGACGTGGAGTTCGACCTCTTTGATAAGGACATTGATAAGGATGATTTCCTGggcag gtGCAAGGTGCCGCTGCGCCGGGTGCTGAGCAGCCGCTTCGTGGATGAG tGGCTGCCCCTGGAGGAGGTGAAGTCGGGGCGCCTGCACGTGCGGCTGGAGTGCCTGGAGCCGAGCCCCAGCGCCGCCCTCCTGGAGCAG gtgCTGCACACCaacagcctcctgcagccctcccgGGGCGAGGAGCTCTCGGCCGCGCTCCTCTCCGTCTTCCTCGACCGCGCCGCCGACCTCCCG ctccgCAAGGGCTCCAAGCCGCCTGCCGCCTTCGCCAGCCTGGCCGTGCGCGACGTCTCCTTCAAGACCAAG aCCTGCGCCCCCAGTGCCGAGCCGGTGTGGGATGAAGGCTTCTCCTTCCTCATCAAGCGGCCCCAcgtggaggtgctggagctgcag GTGAAGGACGAgggggggcagcccctgggctcgctcagcctccccctgccccagctgctggcgGCCGAGGCGCTGGCCCTGGACGGGTGGTTCCCCctggccgggggggggccccgCAGCCAGGTCCTGCTGCGGGCACAGCTCGGG gtcctGGTGTCGCAGCACTCGGGGGTGGGGGCCGGAGCTGCCCCCGTGCCGGGGGGGGACCCCGAGCCCctggaggcggcggcggggcaggaggaggagagcggggccgggggggggaccCTGCGGCAGCGCCTGCCCCCAACAGAGAG ccgCACGGAGCAGGAGCCGGGGGGGCCCCGCCTGCAGCTCACGCTCTGGTACCACGCTGACCAGCGCAAGCTGGTGGCCATCGTGCACGGCTGCAG GCAGCTGAAGGCGCTGTCCAAGGAGCTGCCCGACCCCTACGtgtccctggtgctgctgcccgaCCGCAGCCGCGGCACCAAGAGGAAGACGGGCGTGCAGAGGAAGACCCTGAACCCCGACTTCAACGAGAG GTTTGAGTGGGACGTGCCCCCCGAGGAGGCCGCGCGGCGCAAGCTGGAGGCGCAGGTCAAAGCCACCGGGTCCTTCATGTCCCGGGagaaggaggtgctggggaag ctccatcTGGACCTGGCGCAGGTGGATTTGTCGGAGGGAGGAACCCACTG gtatGAGCTGCGGGATGAGCGGAGCAGCCCCTAA
- the MYL6 gene encoding myosin light polypeptide 6 isoform X2 yields the protein MCDFSEEQTAEFKEAFQLFDRTGDGKILYSQCGDVMRALGQNPTNAEVMKVLGNPKSDEMNLKTLNFEQFLPMMQTIAKNKDQGCFEDYVEGLRVFDKEGNGTVMGAEIRHVLVTLGEKMTEEEVEQLVAGHEDSNGCINYEELVRMVLSG from the exons ATg tgCGACTTCTCGGAGGAGCAGACCGCCG AGTTCAAGGAGGCGTTCCAGCTCTTTGACCGCACCGGGGACGGGAAGATCCTGTACAGCCAGTGCGGGGACGTGATGCGGGCGCTGGGCCAGAACCCCACCAACGCCGAGGTCATGAAGGTGCTGGGCAACCCCAAGAGCGATG AGATGAACCTGAAGACGCTGAACTTCGAGCAGTTCCTGCCCATGATGCAGACCATCGCCAAGAACAAGGACCAGGGCTGCTTCGAGGACTACGTCGAGGGGCTGCGGGTCTTCGACAAGGAGGGCAACGGCACCGTCATGGGGGCAGAGATCCGCCACGTCCTCGTCACCCTGG GTGAGAAGATGacggaggaggaggtggagcaGCTGGTGGCCGGGCACGAGGACAGCAACGGCTGCATCAACTACGAAG AGCTGGTCCGGATGGTGCTGAGCGGCTGA
- the MYL6 gene encoding myosin light polypeptide 6 isoform X1, giving the protein MCDFSEEQTAEFKEAFQLFDRTGDGKILYSQCGDVMRALGQNPTNAEVMKVLGNPKSDEMNLKTLNFEQFLPMMQTIAKNKDQGCFEDYVEGLRVFDKEGNGTVMGAEIRHVLVTLGEKMTEEEVEQLVAGHEDSNGCINYEAFVRHILSG; this is encoded by the exons ATg tgCGACTTCTCGGAGGAGCAGACCGCCG AGTTCAAGGAGGCGTTCCAGCTCTTTGACCGCACCGGGGACGGGAAGATCCTGTACAGCCAGTGCGGGGACGTGATGCGGGCGCTGGGCCAGAACCCCACCAACGCCGAGGTCATGAAGGTGCTGGGCAACCCCAAGAGCGATG AGATGAACCTGAAGACGCTGAACTTCGAGCAGTTCCTGCCCATGATGCAGACCATCGCCAAGAACAAGGACCAGGGCTGCTTCGAGGACTACGTCGAGGGGCTGCGGGTCTTCGACAAGGAGGGCAACGGCACCGTCATGGGGGCAGAGATCCGCCACGTCCTCGTCACCCTGG GTGAGAAGATGacggaggaggaggtggagcaGCTGGTGGCCGGGCACGAGGACAGCAACGGCTGCATCAACTACGAAG cgTTTGTGAGACACATCTTGTCAGGGTGA